The genomic interval TGGGTTAGATGCACATTTAATGGCTAGTTACACTGAAATATATATGTCTGGCTTTGCAAGTTTTATAAAAAATTATTTTCCTCTTTTTATGACAGGAGCAATTTTTGCAAAGTTAATGGAAGAGGTAGGTTATGCTAAATCTATAGCTCACTTTATAACTAAAAAACTTGGAAAAGAAAAATCAATATTAGCCGTTGTTCTTTCTGGAGCATTGCTTACTTACGGTGGTGTTTCCTTATTTGTAGTAGCATTTATTCTTTATCCAATTGCCACTACATTATTTAGAGAAGCTGATATTCCTAAAAGACTTATACCTGGAACAATTGCTCTTGGAGCATTTACTTTTACAATGACTGCTATGCCAGGTTCACCAGAAATTCAAAATGTTATACCAATGAAATATTTTGGTACAGATACTTTTGCAGCACCACTTATAGGACTATTAGCAAGCATTATGATGCTAACTCTTGGTATGATATGGCTTACACGCCGTGCAAAATCAGCTAAATCTAAGGGTGAGGGATATGGAAATCATAATGATTCAATGGTTAATGAAAACTATGAAAACTTACCTAGTATATTTAAAGCAATAATTCCTATAATAATAATTTTTATAGTTAACTTATTCTTTTCAAAAGTTTATTATGAAAATATAGATGGAAGTTACCTTAAAGAATTTAATACCACTTTAAGTAATGTTTCTGGAACTTGGAGTGTAATAATTGCTATAGTTTTAGCAGACTTATTTTTAATAATAACTAACTTTAAAAAAATAAAAAACTTAAAATCAGTATTAGATAAAGGAGTTACTAACTCATTTAAACCACTATTAAATTCTAGTGCCATAGTTGGATATGGAAGTGTAATAAAATCACTAGCTGTGTTCACTCTTATACAATCAGTTATATTTGGCGTTTCATCAAACCCAATAATCTCTGAAGCTTTATCGGTTAACTTAATATGTGGACTTACAGCCTCGGCCTCTGGAGGACTTGGAATATCTTTAGATGCTCTTGCTCCAACATACTTACAAATGAGTCAGGCTATGAATATTTCACCAGAAATACTTCATAGAATAGCTTCTCTATCTTCTGGAGGGTTAGACACTCTTCCTCATAATGGAGCAGTTATTACTACTTTAGCAATTTGTAGTTTAACTCATAAAGAAGCCTATAAGGATATGTTTGTAACATCTGTCCTTATTCCTATATTTACAACAGCTTTAATAGTCTTATTAGTTTCTATGAAATTTGCTATTTAATACTAAAATTTTAAATATTATTTTTATATTTTGATATAACTCTTTTACGGTTTTTATTCTATAAAAAATGCTATCTTATATAGTGTTTTCAAGCACTATATAAGACAGCAATTATTTTTAAAAATTATTATATTTAATTATACTTTATATTATCTTTTACAAATTTCAAGTAAAAATCATAAGAAAATTCTTTTTCATTTAGTCTATATTCTTCATCTAAATCAGGGCCACAACTATTTGATCCTATACCACTTTGTTTATAATCTACAATTAAATAAGTTGCCTCTTCTTCATTCAAATCAAAATTATGATTTGCATTAGTTAATTGATTTAAAGAAAAGTGTGAAACATTGAATGCAAAATCATTTTCTGATAAAACACAAACCTTTCCTTTTTCATTATTAATAGCTACTTCTCTACAATAATGATGACTTCCATTTTCTTGAGGTCTTATATAATCTTCATGCATTTCAGAAACCTTAGAATTAAATCTTCCTAAATAACAAGATGAATTTTTGTCCACGTAATTTTCATATGGTCCAAATCCAAAGTAACTTACCTCTTCATAGGATTTATTAGGCTTAAGCTCTACACCAAACCTTGGTAAATAAGGTGTTTTCATATTTTTATTCCCTTTAACATGGCACTTAATTAATCCCTCTGAGTATATACTCCATGTTACCTTAAGATCAAGAACTCTTTCTCTATATGGTGGTATCAAGCTTAAATCGCTAGTTATCTCCACCCTATTTGAAAACTCCTTAATTTTACTATTATACACTCTTGTAGTAATTTGATTAAAGCCAGCTTCAATCCACAGATTTTTAATCTTTCTATCATTATCTGTAGGTGCTCTCCAAATAATAAATTTCATTGGATCATCTATAAATGTTTCTCCTAATGCCTGAATAAAATCAAAGGAACCTGTATTTTTATTATAATTATAAATAAACTCATTATTTTTAACTTTAATCTTATTAACTGTTTCTTCTACATAAAATTTTTGTTCATTAATAGTACTTTTTAAGATTTTATCAACAGATGAGATATTATCTACTCCATTTTTTATGATAAAATTGTCAAAGCCTAGAACTTCACCTTTTTCATAAAGGTGATTATTATTTTTCACTCTATACTGGAATAATATAGTTATAATTCCCTTTGGTAATTCTGATATGCTTAAATCATACCATTTTTCTTCTTTTGCTTTTAAACTTTCTAAATCTATATTACCTCCGAAAATTGTTTCTCCATCTAAAAATACTTTATAGGTAACATCTAAGAATTCACCAACATCCCTAAAATCAAGCATATTTTTAAGCTTAACTCTTTTCTTAACTTCATCAAATTCTATGGCTCTTATAGGTCTATTGATATTTTTATATTCTAATAACCCAGTGTGAGGAGTTCTATCTG from Clostridium perfringens carries:
- a CDS encoding GntP family permease; the encoded protein is MTNILGLILSLILIMYLAYKGYSTIITAPIVALVTILITTGLDAHLMASYTEIYMSGFASFIKNYFPLFMTGAIFAKLMEEVGYAKSIAHFITKKLGKEKSILAVVLSGALLTYGGVSLFVVAFILYPIATTLFREADIPKRLIPGTIALGAFTFTMTAMPGSPEIQNVIPMKYFGTDTFAAPLIGLLASIMMLTLGMIWLTRRAKSAKSKGEGYGNHNDSMVNENYENLPSIFKAIIPIIIIFIVNLFFSKVYYENIDGSYLKEFNTTLSNVSGTWSVIIAIVLADLFLIITNFKKIKNLKSVLDKGVTNSFKPLLNSSAIVGYGSVIKSLAVFTLIQSVIFGVSSNPIISEALSVNLICGLTASASGGLGISLDALAPTYLQMSQAMNISPEILHRIASLSSGGLDTLPHNGAVITTLAICSLTHKEAYKDMFVTSVLIPIFTTALIVLLVSMKFAI